The following proteins are co-located in the Polymorphospora rubra genome:
- a CDS encoding class I SAM-dependent methyltransferase translates to MIREGELDGIVETGSFVGDTLEYLGRRYPWLPVVGIEIDPDYAAVARRRTDDLANVEVRVGDSAELLADSLRVLRRPLVYLDAHWGEDWPLAAELGAINRGFIAVDDVDIADPRFGYDQYGDVRLDPDLLRVLRPDLEWYVGAPRADYPHPCLQVGRRTGTAYAAAGGVDPDVLAHTWFTRPWASQRLQGTAS, encoded by the coding sequence ATGATTCGCGAGGGCGAGCTCGACGGGATCGTGGAGACGGGGTCGTTCGTCGGCGACACGCTGGAGTACCTCGGCAGGCGTTACCCATGGCTGCCGGTGGTGGGCATAGAGATTGATCCGGACTACGCCGCAGTTGCCCGACGACGCACCGATGACCTCGCGAACGTCGAGGTGCGGGTAGGTGATTCGGCAGAGTTACTTGCCGACTCTCTTCGGGTCCTGCGTAGGCCCCTTGTCTACCTCGATGCCCATTGGGGCGAGGACTGGCCGCTAGCCGCCGAACTCGGCGCGATCAACCGCGGGTTCATCGCAGTCGATGACGTTGACATCGCGGACCCGAGATTTGGCTACGACCAGTACGGCGATGTCCGCCTCGACCCAGACTTGCTACGGGTGCTTCGTCCCGATCTTGAGTGGTACGTAGGGGCACCCCGAGCCGATTACCCGCATCCGTGCCTGCAAGTGGGCCGGCGGACCGGCACGGCGTATGCCGCCGCGGGTGGCGTGGACCCCGATGTCCTCGCGCACACCTGGTTCACCCGCCCCTGGGCCAGCCAGCGTCTGCAGGGCACGGCGTCATGA
- a CDS encoding GNAT family N-acetyltransferase has protein sequence MGVGVRLESGGVEIAGALVDDICRLYDEVFSEPPFFWRDDESDLHRQRLAGLFDDPTFGITVARVGADLVGFAYGFAVPADTQRWSRLTERLPQETTAEWPGRTFLLFDFAVRRSCRGRRVGRRLHDTLLAGRPEERATLTVQPTAVDTQVIYRHWGWRKVGQVEGGPDAAAPVFDVYLRDSLADLRAGQVSP, from the coding sequence GTGGGCGTGGGCGTACGGCTGGAATCAGGCGGCGTTGAGATCGCCGGGGCGTTGGTCGACGACATCTGTCGGCTGTACGACGAGGTGTTCTCCGAGCCGCCGTTCTTCTGGCGTGACGACGAGTCGGACCTGCACCGGCAACGGCTTGCCGGCCTGTTCGACGATCCGACATTCGGGATCACCGTGGCCCGGGTGGGCGCGGACCTGGTCGGGTTCGCGTACGGGTTCGCGGTTCCAGCGGACACACAGCGCTGGTCGCGGTTGACCGAGAGGTTGCCGCAGGAGACGACGGCGGAATGGCCGGGCAGGACTTTCCTGTTGTTCGACTTCGCTGTACGGCGGTCCTGCCGCGGCCGGAGGGTGGGGAGGCGCCTGCACGATACGCTCCTGGCCGGCCGGCCGGAGGAACGGGCGACGCTGACGGTTCAGCCGACTGCGGTCGATACCCAGGTGATCTACCGGCACTGGGGCTGGCGCAAGGTCGGCCAGGTCGAAGGTGGCCCGGACGCGGCCGCACCGGTCTTCGACGTCTACCTGCGGGACAGCCTTGCCGACCTTCGCGCTGGTCAGGTCAGCCCGTAG
- a CDS encoding SAM-dependent methyltransferase, with protein MAVTGDFSGIDPGRPSAARVYDAMLDGSSNFEVDRALARQMLAAEPRARRWAYANRAFLRRAVGFLLDEGVRQFVDLGSGLPTVGNVHEIVHGYRLDGRVVYVDVDPIAVAHSRLLLAGDERAGVVCADIRDVDAILADPVTRRLVDLDEPVAFLAVAVLHFIAQNPGPMLTGFRSVAAPGSYLAVSHLTTPGDLSADAAEVVADYNARTATPLTFRGRAEVAGLFDGWQLLAPGVVPVDEWWPEPGDLEELEAHGRVPIWAGLGRLGPAV; from the coding sequence ATGGCCGTGACGGGCGACTTTTCAGGGATCGATCCGGGCCGGCCGAGCGCGGCGCGGGTGTATGACGCCATGCTTGACGGGTCGAGCAACTTCGAGGTCGATCGGGCCCTGGCCCGGCAGATGCTCGCGGCTGAGCCGCGGGCTCGCCGGTGGGCTTATGCGAACAGGGCGTTCCTGCGCCGGGCGGTCGGGTTCCTGCTCGACGAGGGCGTACGGCAGTTCGTCGATCTCGGGTCGGGGCTTCCGACCGTCGGCAATGTGCATGAGATCGTCCACGGGTACAGGCTGGACGGGCGGGTCGTGTACGTCGATGTCGATCCGATCGCCGTGGCGCACAGCCGCCTGCTGCTGGCTGGTGACGAGCGCGCCGGTGTGGTGTGCGCCGACATCCGGGACGTGGACGCGATCCTGGCCGACCCGGTCACCCGAAGGCTGGTCGACCTCGACGAGCCGGTCGCGTTCCTGGCGGTCGCGGTCCTGCACTTCATCGCCCAGAATCCCGGCCCGATGCTGACCGGCTTCCGGTCGGTCGCCGCGCCGGGCAGCTATCTGGCCGTGTCGCACCTGACCACCCCTGGCGACCTGTCCGCCGACGCCGCCGAGGTCGTCGCCGACTACAACGCCCGTACCGCCACGCCGCTGACGTTCCGCGGCCGGGCGGAGGTCGCCGGCCTGTTCGACGGCTGGCAGCTGCTCGCGCCCGGCGTGGTGCCGGTCGATGAGTGGTGGCCCGAACCGGGAGACCTCGAGGAGCTGGAAGCCCACGGCCGGGTGCCGATCTGGGCTGGGCTCGGCCGGCTGGGACCCGCTGTGTAG
- a CDS encoding ABC transporter substrate-binding protein, with protein sequence MSIGIVRRAVAVVVVGLLAVTAGCTTGTPAKAPDGVDRVTYLTAVASFGREAYAWVALEKGFFRDRNIEVEIKPGQGSADNLKLLAAGQAQFSANDLSGVMVMLGEGNHKGGVRAVAAIQQRTLNSITVLRESGITVPADLVGKKIGGVPGGAPMLLWPAYAKLAGIDPASVQWLNVPAQQTPATLASGKVDGIGQFTVARGTVERAAQGRPVHLLPYSDVIADLYGNALIAPTRLIEEDPDLVRRFSEALLEGLVYSIDHPEEAGQILHKHVPSADPQAAAQEVALMQPYVLSNARAGVLDPERIARAIAVLQGAGVIPAGLTPADVIASGFAPA encoded by the coding sequence ATGAGTATCGGAATCGTGCGCCGGGCCGTCGCCGTGGTGGTGGTCGGGCTGCTCGCGGTCACCGCCGGTTGCACTACCGGCACACCGGCCAAGGCACCGGACGGCGTGGACCGGGTGACGTATCTGACCGCGGTCGCGTCCTTCGGTCGGGAGGCGTACGCCTGGGTGGCCCTGGAGAAGGGCTTCTTCCGCGACCGGAACATCGAGGTCGAGATCAAGCCCGGCCAAGGCTCGGCCGACAACTTGAAGCTGTTGGCGGCGGGTCAGGCGCAGTTCTCCGCGAACGACCTGTCCGGGGTGATGGTCATGCTCGGGGAGGGGAACCACAAGGGCGGCGTCCGCGCCGTCGCGGCGATCCAGCAACGCACGCTGAACTCCATCACCGTCCTGCGGGAATCCGGGATCACCGTGCCTGCGGACCTGGTCGGGAAGAAGATCGGCGGCGTCCCTGGCGGCGCGCCGATGCTGTTGTGGCCCGCCTACGCCAAGCTCGCCGGGATCGACCCCGCCAGCGTGCAGTGGCTGAACGTGCCGGCGCAGCAGACCCCGGCCACCCTCGCCTCGGGCAAGGTCGACGGGATCGGCCAGTTCACCGTCGCCCGCGGCACCGTCGAGAGAGCCGCCCAGGGCCGGCCGGTGCACCTGCTGCCGTACTCCGACGTGATCGCCGACCTGTATGGCAACGCCCTGATCGCGCCGACCCGGCTGATCGAGGAGGATCCGGACCTGGTGCGCCGGTTCAGCGAGGCCCTTCTCGAAGGCCTCGTCTACTCCATCGATCACCCCGAAGAGGCTGGCCAGATCCTGCACAAGCACGTACCGTCCGCCGACCCGCAGGCTGCCGCGCAGGAGGTTGCGCTGATGCAGCCGTACGTGCTGTCGAACGCGCGCGCCGGTGTCCTCGATCCGGAACGGATCGCCCGCGCCATCGCCGTCCTGCAGGGCGCAGGGGTGATCCCGGCCGGCCTCACCCCTGCCGACGTGATCGCCTCCGGCTTCGCTCCCGCCTGA
- a CDS encoding class I SAM-dependent methyltransferase, with protein sequence MTDTSVTELGYAYDNDQPSARRHLACLARALDDFTIGRLTHLDLTGKRCLEIGAGGSDVAVWMAAQAGPAGSVTATDLKPQHVNRHPQLTVISHDITTDPIPGGAFDLIHARLVLMHLPQREQILANLAAALTPGGVLLIEDWHATADAVVLDAATADDRNLFAAYQRAVNERVFQASGSDPQWSLRLHQQMRLAGLHDVDTVINAPVWHSGSPGLILALTAIAEHRDRLRDAGLTDADLTRVERLLISPDAGLVVRGHQLYSVRGRRP encoded by the coding sequence ATGACCGACACCAGCGTTACTGAGCTCGGCTACGCCTACGACAACGACCAGCCGTCCGCCCGCCGGCACCTCGCCTGCCTTGCCAGGGCCCTCGACGACTTCACCATCGGCCGCCTGACCCACCTGGACCTGACCGGCAAACGTTGCCTGGAGATCGGCGCTGGTGGCAGCGACGTCGCTGTCTGGATGGCCGCCCAGGCCGGCCCGGCCGGCAGCGTGACCGCGACCGACCTGAAGCCGCAGCACGTCAACCGGCACCCCCAGCTGACCGTGATCAGCCACGACATCACCACCGATCCGATTCCCGGCGGCGCCTTCGACCTTATCCACGCCCGCTTGGTCCTCATGCACCTGCCACAGCGGGAGCAGATCCTCGCCAACCTTGCCGCCGCCCTGACTCCCGGCGGTGTCCTGCTCATCGAGGACTGGCACGCCACCGCCGACGCCGTCGTCCTCGACGCAGCCACCGCCGACGACCGGAACCTGTTCGCCGCCTACCAGCGCGCGGTCAACGAGCGCGTCTTCCAGGCCTCCGGCTCCGACCCGCAATGGTCCCTGCGCCTGCACCAGCAGATGCGGCTCGCCGGACTGCACGACGTCGACACGGTCATCAACGCCCCGGTCTGGCACTCCGGCAGCCCAGGGCTGATCCTCGCCCTGACCGCGATCGCCGAACACCGCGACCGGCTGCGCGACGCCGGCCTGACCGACGCCGACCTCACCCGCGTCGAACGCCTGCTCATCAGCCCCGACGCCGGGCTCGTCGTACGCGGCCACCAGCTCTACTCGGTCAGGGGCCGCAGACCGTGA
- a CDS encoding helix-turn-helix domain-containing protein — MPFKEPVRKTLRAQWLGYLMRQFRRERGMTLIGAAEYLQRDHSALARYERAEWPFKRDDVLALLDIYGVDDAVRRSRILKLAEECWRVNEWDIDNADEVFNRGYVDHTWLEQHAKTICAYATQILPDLVQTPAYTARVIQLRERTRKPTEHQARQVERRTARRHAFNESGTSLDIVIDEAVLHTTAPEPGLMRDQFAHLADLTRNPRVTIRVLPADVTIAARAFGPFEVFLMPDPYPEVGYLDNLAGHIYVEAPHSKRFVFAYEQLRDAALDPAESAKMIMIAARDA; from the coding sequence GTGCCGTTCAAGGAACCCGTCCGCAAGACCCTGCGCGCCCAGTGGCTCGGCTACCTCATGCGCCAATTCCGCCGCGAACGCGGCATGACCCTTATAGGAGCCGCCGAGTACCTGCAACGTGACCACTCCGCGCTCGCCCGTTACGAGCGTGCTGAATGGCCGTTCAAGCGCGACGACGTCCTGGCCCTGCTCGACATCTACGGCGTCGACGACGCCGTCCGCCGGTCACGGATTTTGAAGCTGGCCGAGGAATGCTGGCGCGTCAACGAGTGGGATATCGACAACGCCGACGAGGTGTTCAACCGCGGCTACGTCGACCACACCTGGCTCGAACAACACGCCAAGACCATCTGCGCCTACGCCACCCAGATCCTGCCCGACCTGGTCCAGACCCCCGCCTACACCGCCCGCGTCATCCAGCTACGGGAACGCACCCGCAAACCCACCGAACACCAGGCCCGCCAGGTCGAACGCCGCACCGCCCGCCGACACGCCTTCAACGAAAGCGGCACCAGCCTCGACATCGTCATCGACGAGGCGGTCCTACACACCACGGCGCCCGAGCCCGGCCTCATGCGCGACCAGTTCGCGCACCTCGCCGACCTGACCCGCAACCCGCGCGTCACCATCCGCGTCCTACCCGCCGACGTCACGATCGCCGCCCGGGCCTTCGGACCCTTCGAAGTGTTCCTGATGCCCGACCCCTACCCCGAGGTCGGCTACCTCGACAACCTCGCCGGCCACATCTACGTCGAGGCACCCCACAGCAAACGCTTCGTCTTCGCCTACGAACAACTCCGCGACGCCGCCCTCGACCCCGCCGAATCAGCCAAGATGATCATGATCGCCGCCCGGGACGCCTGA
- a CDS encoding Imm1 family immunity protein — MTIQISWGRGAGNATADSTDALDTVLDSIAPSDGPPYCVSLIVPDGSDFPPMLQICVGHPERSFAYHVAADGSSGWAHQPELDNGPAFTFDYAGTPTDAWPERTRVTPADARAAAREFLASGGGRPSNLAWDVVAD; from the coding sequence ATGACCATCCAGATCAGCTGGGGACGCGGCGCCGGCAACGCCACCGCCGACAGCACCGATGCCCTCGACACGGTGCTGGACTCCATCGCCCCCAGCGACGGGCCGCCGTACTGTGTCAGCCTCATCGTCCCCGACGGGTCGGACTTCCCGCCGATGCTGCAGATCTGCGTCGGTCACCCCGAGCGGTCCTTCGCCTACCACGTGGCCGCCGACGGCAGCAGCGGCTGGGCCCACCAACCCGAACTCGACAACGGCCCCGCGTTCACCTTCGACTACGCCGGCACCCCGACCGACGCCTGGCCCGAACGCACCCGGGTCACCCCGGCGGACGCGCGGGCCGCCGCCCGCGAGTTCCTGGCCAGTGGCGGCGGCCGGCCGTCGAACCTCGCCTGGGACGTCGTCGCCGACTAG
- a CDS encoding DddA-like double-stranded DNA deaminase toxin: protein MSAAAELLSRRTGPHDKTEAVLLAGYTVVHDPVFAAEPDGRLRSRQIRDGNLPAAGVGLRPPLAQAVVMDHAEAQAGAVLRRPGAPTDATLVINNAPCDDPNLPLVCEKILAEILPAGSRLTVYLTDSDRTWLHRVYTGTGEGIRR from the coding sequence GTGTCAGCCGCTGCGGAACTGCTGTCGCGTCGGACCGGCCCGCATGACAAGACCGAGGCCGTGCTCCTCGCCGGCTACACCGTCGTCCACGATCCGGTGTTCGCCGCCGAGCCTGACGGGCGGCTGCGTAGCCGGCAGATCCGCGACGGGAACCTGCCCGCCGCAGGGGTCGGCCTGCGCCCGCCCCTGGCCCAGGCTGTGGTCATGGACCACGCCGAGGCGCAGGCCGGCGCCGTCCTGCGCCGGCCGGGTGCCCCGACCGACGCGACGCTGGTCATCAACAACGCGCCCTGCGACGACCCGAACCTGCCACTGGTCTGCGAGAAGATCCTGGCCGAGATCCTGCCCGCCGGCAGCCGGCTTACCGTCTACCTGACCGACAGCGACCGGACCTGGCTCCACCGGGTCTACACAGGAACCGGGGAAGGAATCCGACGATGA
- a CDS encoding DUF6244 family protein: MLARLDAIHKVLAAVGQHGTATRRQVEAAIAEARKTGGSGN, encoded by the coding sequence TTGCTGGCCAGGCTGGATGCGATCCATAAGGTCCTGGCCGCGGTCGGCCAGCATGGCACCGCGACCAGGCGGCAGGTCGAGGCGGCGATAGCCGAGGCGAGGAAGACCGGTGGCTCGGGAAACTGA
- a CDS encoding DUF6244 family protein, with protein MSLVDGVRAGLRTLVAGIDRAGQEAAAADHGARQAVAHAVAVGFVGVAQSLSRVREVIGQIQAGIGGLAAHTSEAATALANVPRQPTPQEVIATLAPVAEKLSRVHDGVGGCIGLVDQARQMTATVLRGR; from the coding sequence GTGTCGCTGGTTGACGGCGTTCGGGCGGGTTTGCGGACGTTGGTCGCTGGTATCGATCGTGCGGGGCAGGAGGCTGCTGCGGCTGATCACGGTGCGCGGCAGGCGGTCGCGCATGCGGTGGCGGTGGGCTTCGTGGGGGTCGCACAGAGCCTCAGCAGGGTCCGTGAGGTGATCGGCCAGATCCAGGCCGGCATCGGTGGCCTGGCCGCCCATACCAGCGAGGCCGCGACCGCTTTGGCGAATGTCCCGCGGCAGCCGACGCCGCAGGAGGTCATCGCGACGCTCGCGCCGGTGGCCGAGAAGCTGAGCCGTGTCCACGACGGTGTTGGTGGCTGTATCGGCCTGGTCGACCAGGCCAGGCAGATGACCGCAACGGTGCTGCGCGGGCGGTGA
- a CDS encoding DEAD/DEAH box helicase — MERSLDLTLLRLALDGRTGLPTAEELQQLMADVEVQLLQRRAEIAQELLDAGWYLHGVASVNRAHQRYTLPRQRQAFLVSAHIFDLALNQEGWSSAERLSMGFAAAIGYRRGGRDPNATAIMNRLRADIDVTSPVVDHIGTLSLEAGLAFLGFETRTLFRWLRGWRRELDTLARGADLTDLATTVFGPTHMVVLGAEDLLAYFARGRADRLESGLDRLRAAAVGAAGPEDLHSRWVANHLLGLSGEAEAGSLWNPQVLPPQVSTLVRQAFTVGSPPVLTLWEPQRELLTGGRSPFDPGLRRMVLAVPTSGGKTLIAQLFAVEHLARTDRSICYVAPTRSLGREVRRAMSSRVRILQKETGSEQPDYPSTWSLFDESVGGEPADVEVMTPERLANLLRRDAQAVIDRFGLFIFDEAQLLKESGRGFVLEQVIALLDYLTADSNHQIVLISAAMGNSGEIAQWLDPGGGCLQHESQWRGPRRLHAVFTTAADWAGTRVENVPGKVWRYRHTTNLDGLIRLRMADNRTARMWQRDTGWLLVRKSRDGNPFGAAADPGRSTKQYVIASEMIAGLGHAGSVLVVTSTRTQAQQVARGLAETCDEQPALAPLVDFVRQQLGDDHPLVTVLRHGVGFHHAGLPVEVLEALEAAVRDDSLPYLTCTSTLTDGVNLPVRTVVIYDQVYANQPPESRLRGARLVNAMGRAGRAGKETEGWIVLARAVAPTAQDFKDLNPDADDLAVTSSLITDAALESFADLEARLREDEDAVFTAFGPAGDFISFVWLVLATEENRRTDPASIDMRTIVGTTLAATQSREVAGICDRVADVTQRRYLASSPAARRRWARTGTSIGSARIIDQLAQQINSSVLMDALAGELPNLRDPVATIRWLPDMFTNLLALQEAPRQRFRETARGDEIAVSMVDLLIDWICGQPYSQLANRHLAAASDSAWRIEQMVGAVTEQFEHYLSWTVGAVVELVNNGLLDAETDERLCPELAGYIRYGVNSTHGLRLMTAGIRSRRLAHTVVADLPAGVEATHEDLRTWLAGMGIAEWRDRYDASASEVLDLLDFTRLRSRSLLKTLLETGAVSVDLPDPAVVSLRGHRLSLEPVRGEPAPAPIAIYAGDAILAVIASQDHADIQAVLDTGLDITLDVDDELFPSSLRISLPLGDDP; from the coding sequence GTGGAGCGGTCTCTAGATCTGACGCTGCTGCGGCTCGCCCTCGACGGACGGACCGGGTTACCGACTGCGGAGGAGCTTCAGCAGCTTATGGCCGACGTCGAGGTCCAGTTGTTGCAGCGCCGCGCCGAGATTGCCCAGGAGTTACTGGATGCCGGCTGGTATCTGCATGGCGTCGCGTCAGTCAACCGCGCCCACCAACGGTACACGCTGCCCCGGCAGCGCCAGGCGTTCCTGGTCAGCGCCCACATATTCGATCTGGCGTTGAACCAGGAGGGATGGTCGTCTGCTGAACGGCTGTCGATGGGATTCGCCGCCGCAATCGGCTACCGCCGCGGTGGCCGTGACCCGAACGCCACCGCGATCATGAACCGGCTTCGTGCCGACATCGACGTGACGTCACCGGTCGTCGACCACATCGGCACGCTCTCGCTCGAGGCCGGTCTAGCGTTTCTGGGATTCGAGACCCGGACCCTGTTCCGATGGTTACGGGGGTGGCGTCGCGAGCTCGACACCCTCGCCCGCGGTGCCGATCTGACCGATCTGGCGACCACTGTGTTCGGGCCGACCCACATGGTCGTGCTCGGCGCCGAGGACTTGCTCGCCTACTTCGCCCGGGGCCGCGCCGATCGTCTGGAGAGTGGGCTTGATCGGCTGCGGGCTGCGGCGGTCGGTGCGGCCGGTCCTGAGGATCTGCACTCGCGGTGGGTTGCTAACCATCTTCTCGGACTGTCCGGTGAGGCCGAGGCGGGCTCGCTGTGGAACCCGCAGGTCCTGCCGCCGCAGGTGTCGACGCTGGTCCGGCAGGCGTTCACCGTGGGAAGCCCACCGGTGCTGACCCTGTGGGAGCCCCAGCGGGAATTGCTCACCGGCGGACGGTCACCGTTCGATCCTGGTCTGCGGCGGATGGTGCTGGCGGTCCCGACGAGCGGCGGCAAGACCCTGATAGCGCAGCTGTTTGCGGTGGAGCATCTGGCGCGTACCGACCGCAGCATCTGCTACGTGGCGCCGACCCGCAGTCTCGGTCGGGAGGTTCGGCGGGCGATGTCGAGCCGGGTACGGATCCTGCAGAAGGAGACCGGTAGCGAGCAGCCGGACTACCCGTCGACGTGGTCACTGTTTGACGAGTCTGTGGGGGGTGAGCCGGCTGATGTGGAGGTCATGACGCCGGAGCGGCTCGCGAATTTGCTGCGGCGCGACGCGCAGGCCGTCATCGACCGGTTTGGTCTGTTCATCTTCGACGAGGCGCAGCTGTTGAAGGAGTCCGGGCGGGGATTCGTACTGGAGCAGGTTATTGCGTTGTTGGACTACCTGACCGCAGACAGCAACCACCAGATCGTCCTGATCTCTGCGGCGATGGGTAACTCGGGTGAGATCGCGCAGTGGCTTGATCCGGGCGGTGGCTGTTTGCAGCACGAGTCGCAGTGGCGTGGCCCGCGGCGGCTACACGCCGTGTTCACCACCGCGGCAGACTGGGCTGGCACCCGCGTAGAGAACGTTCCTGGCAAGGTGTGGCGGTATCGGCACACCACCAACTTGGACGGTTTGATCCGGTTACGGATGGCAGACAATCGGACCGCCCGTATGTGGCAGCGTGACACCGGCTGGCTACTCGTGCGCAAATCTAGGGATGGCAACCCGTTCGGCGCTGCCGCAGACCCGGGCCGGTCGACGAAGCAGTATGTGATCGCCAGCGAGATGATCGCCGGGCTTGGGCACGCCGGGTCGGTGTTGGTCGTCACCAGCACAAGGACGCAGGCGCAGCAGGTAGCCCGAGGTCTCGCGGAAACCTGCGACGAGCAGCCGGCTCTGGCCCCGTTGGTCGATTTCGTGCGCCAGCAACTTGGCGACGATCACCCGCTGGTTACCGTACTGCGCCACGGCGTCGGTTTCCACCATGCCGGCCTTCCTGTCGAGGTTCTCGAAGCCCTCGAGGCTGCGGTCCGTGACGACAGCCTGCCGTACTTGACGTGCACGTCAACGCTGACCGACGGCGTCAACCTGCCGGTGCGGACGGTCGTCATCTATGACCAGGTGTACGCGAACCAGCCGCCGGAGAGCAGGCTGCGAGGCGCGCGTCTGGTAAACGCCATGGGGCGCGCCGGGCGGGCCGGCAAGGAGACTGAAGGCTGGATCGTGCTGGCGCGTGCCGTCGCCCCGACCGCGCAGGACTTCAAGGATCTCAACCCGGATGCCGACGATCTGGCCGTGACTTCGTCACTGATCACCGATGCCGCGCTGGAGTCGTTCGCGGATCTCGAGGCCCGGCTGCGTGAGGACGAGGACGCCGTCTTCACGGCCTTCGGCCCCGCCGGCGACTTCATCAGCTTCGTCTGGCTCGTACTGGCCACCGAGGAAAACCGGCGCACCGATCCCGCCAGCATCGACATGCGCACGATCGTCGGGACGACCCTGGCGGCAACGCAGTCACGGGAGGTGGCCGGGATCTGCGACCGGGTCGCCGACGTGACACAACGCCGGTATCTGGCAAGTAGTCCGGCGGCGCGGCGCCGGTGGGCGCGTACGGGCACATCGATCGGATCGGCGCGCATCATCGATCAGCTCGCCCAACAGATCAACAGTTCGGTCTTGATGGATGCTCTCGCGGGCGAGCTGCCGAATTTGCGGGATCCGGTGGCAACCATCCGCTGGCTACCGGACATGTTCACGAACTTGCTCGCGCTCCAGGAAGCGCCACGGCAAAGATTCCGGGAGACCGCGCGAGGCGACGAGATCGCCGTGAGCATGGTGGATCTGCTCATCGACTGGATCTGCGGGCAGCCGTACTCGCAGCTGGCCAACAGGCACCTGGCGGCCGCATCGGATTCAGCGTGGCGTATCGAGCAGATGGTCGGCGCGGTCACCGAACAGTTCGAGCATTACCTGTCCTGGACTGTCGGCGCGGTGGTCGAGCTGGTCAACAACGGTTTACTCGACGCCGAAACCGATGAGCGGCTCTGCCCGGAGCTAGCCGGGTACATCCGCTACGGGGTCAACTCCACGCACGGGCTGCGGTTGATGACCGCGGGTATCCGGTCGCGTAGGCTCGCCCATACGGTCGTCGCCGACCTGCCAGCCGGGGTGGAAGCGACGCACGAGGATCTTCGAACCTGGCTGGCAGGGATGGGCATAGCGGAGTGGCGTGACCGCTACGACGCGTCTGCGTCAGAGGTTCTCGACCTGCTGGATTTCACCAGGCTGCGTAGCCGGAGCTTACTCAAGACGCTCCTGGAAACCGGTGCCGTCAGCGTCGATCTGCCTGACCCGGCCGTGGTCTCCCTGCGCGGTCACCGGCTTTCGCTTGAGCCGGTCCGGGGAGAACCGGCACCGGCACCGATCGCGATCTACGCTGGCGACGCCATCCTGGCGGTCATCGCCTCACAGGATCACGCGGACATCCAGGCGGTGCTCGACACCGGCCTCGACATCACCTTGGACGTAGACGACGAGCTATTCCCGTCGTCGCTGCGTATCAGCCTGCCGCTCGGGGACGACCCCTGA